tttttaaaattttatttttaatactaatatattaaaaataatttttttttttaaaaaattcaatatttattttggaaACGGTGTTTCTgccagcaaaaacaaacaaggtatACTGTTAATGGCCTAAGAATGTGGGCTTATGACTAGGAAAAGAGCTTCAAAAGGAATGGATCACTTATATGGGCCTTAAGAATTCCAATGTGGGCTTATGACTAGGAAAAGAGCTTCAAAAGGAATGGATCACTTATATGGGCCTTAAGAATTCCATGGGCTCCAAACAAGGCCtgaaataaaactattttgtttttgattgccAAGTGAAGAAGAAAACCGATAAGGCCACCACCAGTCACAGATAGCCTTGCCTTGATAAGAGAGGATAACAAATCAAGTAGGCGGCAAGAGAGACACACAGAGGAAACAGAATCATGGCTACTTCAATTTCAATGATATCGTCATCACCGCCACCTTGGATGGCGTCGAGTCGAGCAAGAAGCAATGGCAGCGCATCAGCTTCACTCTCTCTTATTTCTGGTTCAAGAACGAAAAGGGATTTTTCAATGAATGTGGCCACCAACTCCACAACTCGCTCGGGGCTGCTTCATTGCTCCttcctttcttcctcttctctctctttaccTTCTTCCTTCTCAGgtaaagtaaaaaaagatgttattttgtaattttgggCTCATGGGGTCTCTTAATTTCTGCTTAAAACGACGGGTTTTTAGTGAAGTAAGGGACTgactctcttgtttttttttatatccttgTTTTAATCCTGGAATTGAAGTACTTGAAATGCGCATTGACAATGCTAAGGAATTCTTGTAGTAAGCACTGGAAAGATCAATTCTTATGATTCTATCGGTGGAAAGAATACCAAGGCAGATTCTTAGGTTTTGGTTGAGCTAGCTTGCGAAATATTAACGTAGGAATTTAAGGTAGTTGCTAAAATGTATCTGGGAATCTGGATGCTATTGTTTTCTTTCACTATaataatttctttccttttttggtAGTCattgtttgtgatttttctgctttaatttatgataaaattgacaGGCAGACATTGTTGCatcttaaaaaattttcatacTCTTGAATTAAGATGGGCTCAACCTTTAGCAATGAAAGTACTTTTCGGGGATGAATTTTCCTTGTAACAGCATTCTTTTTCAATaacaatcatatatttttttccatctctcTAGGAGATAACTTCTCTCTTTGCTAAGGGTTATGCTTATCTGAGAGTTGGGTGCTTAAATCTGTGTTAGAATTCTATGTTTTAGTGTGTCAAGAGTGGTGATGGTCTTTGGTCCTCGTCTGAGCTTTTAATCAACCATGTTATTTGTGCTGTCAGAAACAATCAACAAGCATTCAAGTGGAAATACTTTAGAGAAACTTTCAGTGATTTAGTTTGATGTAACACCTCCATTGCAGGTTTATCTCTGGGATTGGGTTTGAATTCTAACATCGGAGTAAGAAAGGATATAGGTCGTGGTCTAGTAGTGAGAGCTGGGAAGGCTGCACTTTGTCAAACCAAGAGAAACAGGTCCAGAAAGTCTCTGGCTCGGACTCATGGCTTCCGTCGAAGAATGAGAACCACTAGTGGGAGGGCAGTGTTGAAACGTCGACGTGCTAAAGGAAGAAAGGTCCTTTGCACCAAGTCCAATCCCAATAGTGGGAAAGGTTCATAATCCTTAATTCAGTTTCTAGGTACATGGATCATATTTAGTTATGTCTCCATGTTGTTTTTGCTTATCTCATCACATTTGAAGCGTTTGTTTAACGATACCATTTTAATTCTCAAAGTGGAAAAGCCTTTGTGATAGATCTTGTTctctatgatgatttgttttactCCTGTTTTTAAACTGTTCATCTTTGTTTTTACTGGAGAGTGAAAAACCTATGCAATTTCCCTATGCAGATGCACACTGCCCAGAAttcctttcttttcaaaatcttttttcagTCAGATCATGTCTAGTAAATGCCTCCTGGATCATCTGCTTGTGATTGTGAGATTTGCTCAATTTTATAGCTCATTTctgttcattatttttgtttgccgCTTCTGCCTTGTAGTAATTGATCAGGAGAATGTCCTACCTGTtatggtattatattttttatctaccTTAAATTCTTAGTCGGTTGAGTTCTTAACTTTCTAGTCTTGTTGCCATCTCTTGGAATTCCCTTGAATACCTCTGTTTCAATATAAGgtatttctattttaaatacaaGGTTAAATTATCTTGAACTTAGTTTCAAGCTAAACTTACtccttaaatgttattttttttgaagtaccTCAAACTAAAAAGAGATATTCCCTTTACCTCTGTTtccaatataatatatatatatatatatatataaaggcttTCTTGTCTAGATTTTCATCCCTCTTTTCCCCCCCAAATCATGTGTTTCTAGGACACAATATCATGTTTCTAGATTTTCATTTGTGATCAAAATTAACGGTAATAgctatttttaactaaaaaatagattatcaCCTGGTCTTTCCTTCAGTGACGGAACAGATTAAGGCCAAATCTTGAATTTGAACAAGACCAGAATGGGGAGTCTACTCTGTCTGAATGAAAAGGTAAGACAACCAAGCAGCATATTTTTGAATAGATTTCATGCTCTACTCTTTAGCTTGAAAAGTAATTACAAACAAGCAATCACTACGAATTTCATTAACAAAGCAAAAGCCTTTACTTAAGCGTACATGGAACACAGCAGTTTACATATTAACAAAGAGAACACTGCACGTACattcaacaaaaagaaatggaaatatACTTCTGGGGAATTCTAGATGAAGAAGGATAACCATCATTTGTTGCTATTACGCTGTAGGGTACGAAGCTTCCATTGCAATTCCACAAAGACCTTCCTTGGCATCAATATCTCTTTCCTTTCTTATGTATCCATTCTCTCCCCGGCTAGTTCCCAGGAATTCTTGACTAACCAGTACTTGGTACCGTCATCACTCATACCATACCCAACTGGAAAACACACCACTCGATTAGAATTGGAAGGCAGATCCACCAGCATCAATAGCAACTGAGACTGGCTGATTGGCTACTGCCTTCAATAGTGCCGCCTCGCTGTTGGCAGGCACTTCTGCATAACCAGTGATCTTTGCAGCTGCCTTCCCAGAGTTGCAAGCTCCATCAGCTCCCTGGTAGGGGTAATTGGCTTCAGTCGTAAGGCCTTTGTTCTGAATGATGAAATCGAAGGCGTCATCCATAAGACCACCGTTACAACCTTGGTCTTCACCACTTGTATCACAATCAACCAGTTCTTGCTCTGAAAGAGATTATTAACTTTCCAGTTGAGAGCTGGGTAATCCCTTCCGTTGCAGCCACGGCAGAAAATGCCCAGCAACAGCCTATATATGTTTTGCATGGATTTGACAAAAGGGTAGATGATTCAGTTTGtctaaaagaaatagaaaatgaaaatgtttcACATTTCGAAAAATGGTAAGCAGATCATAGAGGTTATCGTTAATATGCCTTACCGCATTGACCTTGGTCCTTGATAGGGGTAACAGCTCCTTTCTTTCTCCAGTCCATGGTAGACGGAACTGCACTTGCATTTTCATACCTGAAATGTAAGATCTTGTATCCATTGCGCGAGGCCCGGAATTCCTCATTCGTAAGATCTGCAAATTCGTTGACACTTAGCTTGTAAGGCTTTTTCCCAACCTTGTTGAAAGACTCGATGAGCTCCACGTTGTTCTTGAATATGTTTAAGCGCCTCTCCTTCTCTACATGGTCATTATATACTCGTCCATATAGAGCCATCCATGTTTCATGTCTCTCCATCATGGAAGCCTCATACAGAGAGGGTGACCAGACATGAGAAGTCCAGAGCCCAAGAAGTAAGAGCACTGCAAAGATTAGTTTGTTTTCTGGTATAAGAGCCATTCTGCTAAAGTGTGCAAGATTGTGAATGTAGGCAAGTGTTGTGGGATGTGATGATATTGCACTAGTCATTCGTGAATTACATGTATTTATAGTACTTGCACTGGTCTGCTTAAAGATCTCTCTCAAGCAGCATTCACACCATGGCTTCAATTCTTACAATGTGGAAGCAAAGAACCTGGTGAATCTGGCACGTTGTGTATGATCCTGACACAAAATTTGGACGCTGCTGCGTTGTCTGCActtctcataatttattttgtagcACTTGTATTGTTCTGCgatgcttatttttccttttccttgtgAATTATCCAGCTAATTGTTCAAGCTACGTTCAATATTGGAGTGTTAAGCATGAATTCAagcaaaataacaacaaaaaaaataataatcattgaGCCTGAGCCTATATTCCGTACTTAATGTCTCATCTTTATTAGAAAGAGTACCCCCTTGACATACCGAAACAAGTTCCTTGAAGAGGTAGGCGTAGGACTTTCCTAAAACCAGTTTGGTTCGCCCGACATGCAGGGATCGACAGGACtttgtgaaaaagaaaatgcaggtTTATGCTGATTGAAACTATTCATCATTAACAATACAGATAtacaatcataaaatttaaacataagCTACACATTGGAATCCCTTGAACATTGATTGCTatggcaatatatatatatatatggaattcTATtctgaccggtgatgtactaataattgctcataggaggctaagcacactgacacaatatttaacgtggttcggcaaaccacCTACATTCACGGGAGAaaccatttgattatatagggagagaacaagatttacaacaatagaggaggaggaattattccctctttagcaactctcaacctcactctatttcttttttcttagtgctgcaatggcagctactgctggctgcctctctcctatatttctcacatctttggcTCTACAAACTCTCTCAACTccctctcattttgctctctaacatatgcctctatttataggcatttCATGGCAGACAATGTGCCATCAATTATGGCACAAATGGTGGCAACACATGGGTTGCACCATTTTTGTCAATGGTGGGTGCAACTATTATTGAAAATGGTAACCCTACTTCTTAGGGTAGGTTGCACCATTATTGCCCATTAATGGCAAATCCCAACAACATATATAAACACTTTAATTATATGCAGTTTGTCTCAGAACTGAACTCAACGCCAAGACAAAGTGAAATTGATATTATATGGACGAGAAGCtgagtttttataatttcattcttcaaaacatTTTCTTCAATTGTTCCTACCCTGAGTTTTTGGTTGTTACATATACCatatgtgcaaaaaaaaaaaattatgttgattttggaaatgattaaataaataaaaccggTAAGGCCAAGTGATATCAAGTCAATTGATAGTTAAAATGCATAAATTCagaactaaaaactaaaatgaaaaagacgTCCAATTGAGGGGCTGGTACTTGAGTTTGACATgggtaaaattacaagaaattaaaagtttggaAACAATTATGAATGCGATCAAAAGCAATTGGAAAaacaggggcttaattgaaatttGCCAATCCTAAATCAAGAAACCTAAATGACACGTCACtcataattaaagaaaagaaggtgAATGACACATTGTTCAATCGGTTGacctatattttgttttacagttTTGGGCTAATCAAGCTGGGGactttaaatgaataaatatgaAGTTACATACCTCTAAATTGAGCATGTTTTGATTCAAATGAAAGGTGTGCATTCTGTATACCAACTATAGGTGGTATCAAGCGATGACGACGTTAGAAATTTTTCGACGAGACCTCAAAAGTAGACACCACGGTCATCCATGACTAAAACATATTTGTGTCAAAATTGACTTTCTTTTTGTGTGTCCAAATATAAAGCCTTCTCAATGAGTTCTTATCAAGGGTTTACAATTCTTCTCTCAAGATGAAGAGGTcaaaaatgaattcaaaatctTAGCAAAACCCTACAAATACCCCCCAAGTTTAAAAGTAAAAgggatggagaaaaaaaaaagcaaagaataaaaaaaaagggaaaatattaAACTTGAACATAAGGTTAAAAGTTTCATAAACCTAAGAAAAGTTTTTCAAGGCTTCAGAAAAGGGAGTAAGCTTATGAGTGGCAAAAcctttcaaaagaaagtaaAGAGAAAGTAGTTATTTTAGGTATACCTTGCTAATCCAAAAGTAAGTCTTTTGtggtttgcttttgtttttttttgtttatatatatatatatatatatatgtcacaaaaaaaaaaagattgtaatGCTTAACAAGTAATGTTGCATTCACATCTTTgttgttatgatttttatttaatgatgttattttgaagtttttttttatatgtttttaatattaaacttattgttttaagttttgtttttgatatataatgttgttttattttattttttaacataagcTATGCATGTTAATACAAGGGTGTTTACTATGAGTTTGTTACACCTGTTTATGCACAAAATAGGTTAGAAAAACCAATTTGAAATCCATGTTACATGAATATATAagttgttttaagtttttttttttttggatttggtacctcatgtttgattttgtttttttgatgttttgttttcttagttttttgttCAAATATGTTTGTGTATGGTATTGTGAATTGTTGAGATAACAAGAGCAAGTTTTAGAAGCACAAAATGCATATTTCTAGGCTTAGAAGTGGTTAGGCATGGCTAGTTTTTTTCTAGGTTCTTTTAGGTAatgttctttatgttcttgGGAACAACATTGCCTCAACCCCTAGATTTAGACCATTTTTGGTCCATTTATTTGCATATAACCCTTCCTTATACATGATTAACCAATAATCTAGTGTTTATTCGTATCAATAATgtgtttaaattgttttttttatcctagggtttcaattttgaattgaaaCTCATTATGGTTAAATTGTGATGATTCATTGATAATCGAAGTGAAGGGATACTAGattattgatccttgcatgatttCCAATATGTTATGCCTTTGATTTGTCtatatttggtttggtttgagaGCCACATTATTAGGTTCATGTTGAATGCTCTTCATTTGTTCATGTTTTCCCTAAGAACACTAGCTTAGTTACATGATTTCGACTTATTTTGcttcatttcttttcatatgCATCTTTGTATGACATTTATAATCAATAATATAGTGCTTTTTTGCATCAATAAGatgattttaatgatttttaatccCAGAGTTTCGGTTTAGAATTGAAACCtatttttgacaaaatcatgATGCTTAAGTGAAAATCAAAGTGATTGGGTGTTAGATTATTGATTATTGTATGATTTCCAACATGTAATTGCTTTTGTTTTGACCAAATCTGGTCTGATTTGAAACCCATGTTGTTAGGTTTGGTTTTAAGTGTTCTtgatgttctttattttttttttatgtttgatccattttagtttttgtattttttgagtGTTTAATCTGTATTTGTTtgctttgattgtttttttgatgttttcgaGCCAAACCAtgatttttggtttggtttatggtcaaaccaaaattttttagTCAACCCAATTAGGTCGAGTAAAAACAAATCAGGTTAAAGGGTTTATACGCTGTCtggtttgctattttttttgttaagttttttattttttggtttatggGTGTGTTTTACAAACAACCTTTAGGCTTATTTTgggtagttttattttaatttttttttttccaaacaaagcctaagaaataaattataaaaaatattttattttattcttgcaTATGGCCAAAAATCCTAACATTATTTGTGCAtcttttttagacaaaaaattaaaatactttggcatgtttcttatatatatatatatatatatatataatattgcaTAGATTTGacaacaagtttgtaaaatttcaaaggattttagcctatatttaaaaattattagacattatatttttgcaattaaatattattcatttttaatataaggataaaaaaactaaaagtggttaatatccaaaatattattaggagtaataattatattattcacttttaatataaagataaaaaaacctaagagagcttaatatcaaaaatattattcgggataataattttattactcactttaatataaagatataaaacTTGTATGagtttaatatctaaaatattattatgaataatacaacTCATTCACTtctaatataaagataaaactataaagaatttcatttgaaatattatttgaaatgatgCAGTAGCAAAAATTCTAGTTTTATCCTGAAAGAAGACTCAACGATAATTGAAGATATTTCACCATTCTAGATTGATTTCTTGACCTAGAAAACTAGAGTTTGTTCATTGTAGCAAACCCGCTATAGTAGGCTAGTAGAAATAGACATCATCgaaccatagaaaaaaaaatacaacttatcTTAGGTAAAACATACTAGAGgtgttaatatttttcatttatacaACCAATCCCTCGCCtagaatctttttaaaaaaacccaattaaaattTCTAGCAACAATAATACTAAGTGACGACCTTCTCAACCAACATTTGATACTGTCATTGCTAGTCCT
This is a stretch of genomic DNA from Populus alba chromosome 11, ASM523922v2, whole genome shotgun sequence. It encodes these proteins:
- the LOC118051909 gene encoding large ribosomal subunit protein bL34c, which produces MATSISMISSSPPPWMASSRARSNGSASASLSLISGSRTKRDFSMNVATNSTTRSGLLHCSFLSSSSLSLPSSFSGLSLGLGLNSNIGVRKDIGRGLVVRAGKAALCQTKRNRSRKSLARTHGFRRRMRTTSGRAVLKRRRAKGRKVLCTKSNPNSGKGS